A genomic stretch from Saccharomyces paradoxus chromosome XVI, complete sequence includes:
- the MF(ALPHA)1 gene encoding Mf(Alpha)1p (Mating pheromone alpha-factor, made by alpha cells~similar to YPL187W): MRFCSVFTAFSFAASSALAAPVNTTTEDEMAQIPAEAIIGYLDLEGDFDVAVLPFSNSTNNGLLFINTTIANIAAEEEGVTLNKREADAWHWLQLKPGQPMYKREAEAEANAEAWHWLQLKPGQPMYKREAEAEAEAEAWHWLQLKPGQPMY, from the coding sequence ATGAGATTTTGTTCGGTTTTTACtgcattttcatttgcaGCTTCCTCCGCTTTAGCTGCTCCAGTTAATACCACCACTGAAGACGAAATGGCTCAAATTCCGGCTGAAGCCATCATTGGTTACTTGGATTTAGAAGGCGATTTTGATGTTGCTGTTTTGCCATTTTCCAACAGCACAAATAACGGCTTATTGTTCATAAATACTACTATTGCTAACATTGctgctgaagaagaaggggTGACTTTAAACAAAAGAGAGGCTGATGCTTGGCACTGGTTGCAATTGAAACCTGGTCAACCAATGTACAAGAGAGAAGCCGAAGCTGAAGCCAATGCTGAAGCTTGGCACTGGTTGCAATTAAAACCTGGACAACCAATGTACAAGAGAGAAGCTGAAGCCGAAGCCGAAGCTGAAGCTTGGCACTGGTTGCAATTAAAACCTGGACAACCAATGTACTAG